In Actinopolyspora saharensis, the genomic window TTGATCGGCCACGCAGTGGCCCGCGGTAACCACCTTGTCGGAAGCGGCTACGGCGCCCCCGCAGAACTGCTTGCCCGCGGCGTCCACCAGGTAAACCACCCCACGGTGATCGGCCACGTCGGCTGGTTCTCCGCCACGACGGGAGCTGCGGCCGAGGACCTCGCCGTGTCCCGGCTCGGAAGCGACCGCGCCCGCGGCACGAGAAGCGCCCACAACGCGGTGACGATGAGCAAGTCGCGGAACGATGGCCACACTCGTTGTCGCATTCCACAGCTCCCTGCCGCCGTCCAACCACGATGCGGAACTTCCGCGCGGGAGGCTCGTCCACCGGGTTGCCGAGTACCGCTCTCTCCCCGTGACCGGGCTGTTGTCGACAGTGTCCACGACGTACGCGAACCAAGCGCGCCAGCGAACCGAAAGTGGACGCTTCCCACTCGATCGTGTGATAAAGGATCCTTCGGCAGCGCCAGCGTGCCCTCACGGGGCAGCACACGAATTCCGGGCTGCACCAGCACGAAGACCCCGCACCGAGGCCTCGGAGCCGCAACCGGACCACTA contains:
- a CDS encoding trypsin-like serine protease; translated protein: MDTVDNSPVTGRERYSATRWTSLPRGSSASWLDGGRELWNATTSVAIVPRLAHRHRVVGASRAAGAVASEPGHGEVLGRSSRRGGEPADVADHRGVVYLVDAAGKQFCGGAVAASDKVVTAGHCVADQ